A portion of the Juglans microcarpa x Juglans regia isolate MS1-56 chromosome 1D, Jm3101_v1.0, whole genome shotgun sequence genome contains these proteins:
- the LOC121261559 gene encoding protein SYS1 homolog, which produces MFYGTVVWDPWLIVGQIVCLQCFYYLTLGVFLTIFVGTRVPRMSLVYFFDYATVTTSTVTGWCVIASFLFSSLAGAGHMLYLIERAKKCLDFSATVYVIHLFICIVYGGWPSSITWWVLNGTGIAVMALLGEYLCIKRELREIPTTRYRSNV; this is translated from the exons ATGTTCTATGGGACAGTGGTATGGGACCCTTGGCTCATTGTTGGCCAAATTGTTTGTCTCCAGTGCTTTTACTATCTCACTCTTGGAGTATTCTTGACAATATTTGTTGGAACTCGTGTGCCACGGATGAGCCTCGTGTATTTCTTTGATTATGCAACTGTAACTACCTCTACAGTAACTGGGTGGTGTGTCATTGCTTCGTTTCTGTTCAGCTCGCTTGCAGG AGCTGGACATATGCTTTATCTGATTGAGAGGGCCAAAAAGTGCTTAGATTTTTCAGCCACTGTGTACGTCATCCATCTCTTCATATGCATTGTGTATGGAGGATGGCCTTCCTCAATAACATGGTGGGTTCTGAATGGTACTGGAATTGCAGTGATGGCTTTGCTAGGTGAATATCTGTGCATTAAACGGGAACTACGTGAGATTCCCACTACACGATACCGTTCAA ATGTTTGA
- the LOC121258594 gene encoding probable sulfate transporter 3.4, with product MGVNSNRVEHLACPETTLRIHAELVAMPPLQIHNVCLPPEQNTFRKLKHSLAEIFFPDDPLYRFKNQTWFRKFILALQFFFPVFQWGSEYNVSLLRSDVISGLTIASLAIPQGISYAKLANLPPIVGLYSSFVPPLIYAILGSSRHLGVGPVSIASLVMGSMLSEEISPNEDPITYLQLAFTATFFAGVFQASLGLLRLGFIIDFLSKATLVGFMAGAAVIVSLQQLKGLLGVVHFTSKMEIVPVISSVLKQTDEWSWQTIVMGSGFLLFLLTTRHISIRKPKLFWVSAAAPLTSVVLSTLLVFLLKPKTQGIPIIGRLPKGLNPPSLNMLCFSGPHLAVAIKTGIITGILSLTEGIAVGRTFAALKNYQVDGNKEMMAIGLMNMAGSCSSCYVTSGSFSRSAVNYNAGAQTAVSNIVMASAVLVTLLFLMPLFYYTPTVILAAIIITAVIGLIDYQAAYKLWKVDKLDFVACLCSFLGVLFISVPTGLAIAVGVSVFKILLHVTRPNTVVLGNIRGTQIYQNLIRYRDASRVPSFLILAVESPIYFANSTYLQERILRWVREEEEWTKANNGSTLKCLILDMTAVTAIDTSGIDTICEIRKMLEKRSLQFVLANPVGSVTEKLDHSGILQSFKLNGLYLSVGEAVAHISSLWKAQP from the exons ATGGGTGTCAACTCTAACAGAGTGGAACACCTTGCATGTCCAGAAACCACTCTGAGAATACATGCAGAGTTGGTGGCAATGCCACCCTTGCAAATCCACAACGTTTGCTTGCCACCAGAGCAAAACACTTTCCGGAAACTCAAGCACAGTCTTGCCGAGATTTTCTTCCCCGACGACCCACTTTACAGATTCAAGAATCAAACATGGTTCAGGAAATTCATCCTGGCTCTTCAGTTTTTCTTCCCTGTGTTTCAGTGGGGGTCTGAGTACAATGTTAGTCTTCTGAGGTCCGATGTCATATCTGGTCTGACAATTGCTAGCCTGGCTATCCCGCAG GGAATCAGTTATGCAAAGCTTGCCAATTTGCCACCTATAGTCGGGCTAT ATTCAAGCTTTGTTCCCCCACTGATATACGCCATCCTTGGAAGCTCCAGACATCTTGGCGTTGGCCCTGTCTCAATAGCATCTTTGGTCATGGGATCAATGCTAAGTGAAGAAATCTCTCCTAATGAAGATCCAATTACTTACCTTCAATTGGCCTTCACTGCCACCTTCTTTGCTGGTGTATTTCAGGCATCTCTAGGTCTATTAAG GTTAggttttataattgattttctCTCAAAGGCAACTCTGGTTGGGTTTATGGCTGGTGCAGCAGTCATTGTGTCATTGCAACAGCTGAAAGGATTGCTCGGAGTTGTCCATTTCACTAGCAAAATGGAGATTGTTCCTGTCATATCCTCTGTTTTAAAGCAGACAGATGAG TGGTCTTGGCAAACCATTGTAATGGGTTCTGGTTTCCTCCTCTTTCTGTTGACAACAAGGCATATC AGCATTAGGAAACCGAAGCTTTTTTGGGTCTCAGCAGCAGCACCATTAACTTCGGTTGTTCTCTCGACCCTACTAGTTTTCCTCCTCAAGCCGAAGACTCAGGGAATTCCAATT ATTGGCCGCTTGCCAAAGGGCCTTAATCCTCCTTCACTAAATATGCTATGCTTTAGTGGCCCCCATCTAGCCGTTGCTATCAAAACTGGCATCATAACTGGGATCTTATCTCTCACT GAAGGAATCGCTGTGGGGAGGACGTTTGCTGCTCTGAAAAATTACCAAGTAGATGGAAACAAAGAAATGATGGCTATTGGCCTTATGAACATGGCTGGTTCATGCTCCTCATGTTATGTTACTTCAG GATCGTTTTCTCGATCTGCTGTAAACTATAACGCTGGAGCTCAAACAGCAGTATCGAATATAGTCATGGCTTCAGCTGTGCTTGTGACTCTGCTGTTTCTCATGCCACTATTTTATTACACTCCCACTGTCATCTTGGCGGCCATCATCATAACAGCTGTGATTGGGCTGATCGATTATCAGGCTGCATACAAGTTGTGGAAAGTCGACAAACTTGATTTCGTGGCTTGTTTGTGCTCCtttcttggtgttcttttcaTTTCAGTGCCAACAGGTCTTGCCATTGCG GTTGGAGTTTCGGTTTTCAAGATTCTCTTGCATGTCACAAGGCCAAACACCGTGGTTTTAGGGAATATCCGTGGTACTCAAATATACCAAAATCTCATCCGGTACAGAGATGCTTCAAGGGTCCCCTCGTTTCTCATTCTAGCTGTTGAGTCTCCCATCTACTTCGCAAACTCCACCTACCTGCAAGAAAG GATACTAAGATGGGTtcgagaggaggaagagtggacaAAAGCAAATAATGGGAGTACATTGAAATGCTTAATTCTAGACATGACAG CTGTGACAGCCATAGATACAAGTGGTATTGACACAATATGTGAAATAAGAAAGATGCTGGAGAAAAGATCACTTCAG TTTGTGTTGGCAAATCCTGTTGGATCTGTGACGGAAAAGCTAGATCATTCAGGAATCTTGCAGTCCTTCAAGTTGAATGGACTCTATCTCTCTGTTGGAGAAGCTGTGGCCCATATATCGTCTTTGTGGAAGGCTCAGCCATGA